A stretch of DNA from Noviherbaspirillum sedimenti:
GTCACCACCGACCTGCGCCTGAACGAGCCGCGCTACGTGACCTTGCCCAACATCATGAAGGCCAAGAAAAAGACCCTGGACGTGGTCAAGCCGGCCGATCTGGGGGTGGATGTGGCGCCAAGGTTGAAGACCCTGAAAGTGGTCGAGCCAGCCAAGCGCTCCGCCGGCATCATCGTGCCGGACGTGGCCACGCTGGTCGCCAAGCTGAAGAACGAATCCAAGGTCATTTAGCCCGCGTCATTTAGTTCTCTTCGCACTGCACAGGAACCATGGTCATGGAAAACATTCACCAGCCCACCAAAGAGCAAATCCGGGAATGGCTTGCCAACCGGCGCAAAAGCCCGGCGCCGCTGCCCGATGCCAGGCAGATCCGGCACCAGCTGGACTGGAAGCAGGTCGACCATGCCGATGAGTATCCCATTCAACAAGCCGCCTGAGCACCCGCGTCAATCTCGCTCAGACCAAACATTTCATCAGGAAAATCATGACTGCACTCGTCATTGCCGAACACGATAATGTTTCTCTCAAGGGCAGCACCGCCCATACCGTCACCGCTGCCCTCCAGTGCGGTGGCGACGTCCACGTCCTCATTGCTGGCCACCATTGTGGTGCTGCTGCCGCCGCTGCCGCCCAGCTGGCTGGCGTCAGTAAAGTGCTGGTGGCCGATGCCGCGCACTTTGCCGATGGCCTGGCCGAGAATATTGCCGCGCAAGCCCTCGCCCTGGCGAAAGACTATGCGCACATCCTCGCCCCCGCCACCGCCTATGGCAAGAACATTGCCCCGCGCGTGGCGGCCAAACTGGATGTGGGCCAGATTTCCGAAATCACCAAAGTCGATGCGCCCGACACGTTCGAGCGGCCGATCTATGCCGGCAATGCGATTGCCACTGTGCAATCGATCGATCCGATCAAGGTCATTACCGTGCGCACCACCGGCTTTGACTCCGCAGCGGCTGGCGGCAATGCTGCTATCGAAGCCATTCCGGCCGTGGCTGATTTCGGCAAGTCGGCGTTCATCTCGCGCGCAGTGGCGAAATCCGACCGTCCTGAACTGACCGCCGCCAAGGTGATCGTCTCGGGTGGCCGTGGCATGGGTTCGGGTGAAAGCTTCAAGATCCTCGAACCGCTGGCCGACAAGCTCAATGCCGCCATGGGCGCTTCGCGCGCCGCGGTGGACGCCGGCTATGTGCCTAACGACTGGCAGGTGGGCCAGACCGGCAAGATCGTCGCACCGCAGCTGTATATCGCGGTGGGCATTTCGGGCGCCATCCAGCATCTGGCCGGCATGAAGGATTCGAAGGTGATCGTGGCCATCAACAAGGATGCCGAAGCGCCGATCTTCAGCGTGGCCGACTATGGCATCGTGGGCGACCTGTTCGAGATCGTGCCGCAGCTGGTCTCGGCATTGAATTGAGGATGTAAATTAATAGTCCCTCGACACCTCTGTCTGAAAGTGTGCTGGATGACGGAGGGAGAATATGCATGAAGAAGCGGGACGTAAATTCTCGCATGAGGCGTTGGAAGAACTGCGAATTAATGCTGTTCGAGTAGCCAAAGTACGGAAGATGAGGTGGCTTGACGCTTGCGCTCGATTCCCGCCGATGGCGCATGCGTGATGACGCCTGACATTGATAGCGTTATCCGGGAGAGGGCGATGGCTCAGACAGAGCGTACGGTGTTCGCGTAATTGCAGGAGCTCTCGCTTCGCGTCACTTCATCATATACCGCATTACACCATTGGCGTCGGTCAGCCGGGTAATCTCTCTACGAGCTAATAAATAGTTCAGATGCGCCAGCGCTTCGCCTGTGGCTAATCCAAGCTCCTCACCGCTGTCGTTGATTTTGCGCGCGAATAGTGCGCCGAAGACGTCGACGACCCGTAGCGGTTCTGACAAACTTTGGCGCAGTCTGCTCAAGGAGTTTTGGTGGCCAGCTGTCATTCGGTCGAGCCGGGCATGCAGGCCCAGGAAGGGCTCTCCGTGGGCTGGCAGCACAAGCAGTTCGTTGCTAAGGGTCTTGCGCAGGCTGGCCACAGATGTCAGCCAGTCATTAAGTGGATTGGCTTCAGGTTCAGAGGGAAAAACTGAAACATTCGACGAGATGCGTGGTAGAACCTGATCGCCCGAGATCAGCAGG
This window harbors:
- a CDS encoding electron transfer flavoprotein subunit alpha/FixB family protein, translated to MTALVIAEHDNVSLKGSTAHTVTAALQCGGDVHVLIAGHHCGAAAAAAAQLAGVSKVLVADAAHFADGLAENIAAQALALAKDYAHILAPATAYGKNIAPRVAAKLDVGQISEITKVDAPDTFERPIYAGNAIATVQSIDPIKVITVRTTGFDSAAAGGNAAIEAIPAVADFGKSAFISRAVAKSDRPELTAAKVIVSGGRGMGSGESFKILEPLADKLNAAMGASRAAVDAGYVPNDWQVGQTGKIVAPQLYIAVGISGAIQHLAGMKDSKVIVAINKDAEAPIFSVADYGIVGDLFEIVPQLVSALN